The Halobaculum sp. MBLA0143 genome includes a region encoding these proteins:
- a CDS encoding transcriptional regulator has product MNHRDPPGTFTDVNEAVEEEWEAETTPSERVRRVVARAYSPVSAGDVAEAAHTSPKTARKHLKALAREGFVTAEPGDHGATVYRRSPESLVVEQAADILDGVSTEDLAARVREMRERLSDYQAEFGVESPEELAVDRTNRSLAAESTPAAPDRETIREWKRLRRNLAFANAALSIGNAERFVDGDRRDREPRRDDTFA; this is encoded by the coding sequence ATGAACCACCGGGACCCGCCGGGGACGTTCACGGACGTGAACGAGGCAGTCGAGGAGGAGTGGGAGGCGGAGACGACGCCGTCTGAACGTGTCCGTCGGGTCGTCGCCCGTGCGTACAGCCCGGTGTCGGCCGGCGACGTCGCCGAGGCGGCGCACACGTCGCCGAAGACGGCTCGGAAACACCTGAAGGCGCTCGCCCGCGAGGGGTTCGTCACGGCCGAGCCCGGCGACCACGGCGCCACCGTCTACCGCCGTTCACCGGAGTCGTTGGTGGTCGAGCAGGCGGCGGACATCCTCGACGGTGTCTCGACAGAGGACCTGGCCGCGCGGGTTCGGGAGATGCGCGAGCGGCTGTCCGACTATCAGGCGGAGTTCGGCGTCGAGTCGCCAGAGGAGTTGGCGGTCGACCGGACGAACCGGTCGCTCGCGGCCGAGTCGACGCCGGCAGCGCCCGACCGGGAGACGATCCGCGAGTGGAAGCGGCTCCGTCGGAACCTCGCGTTCGCCAACGCCGCGCTCTCCATCGGTAACGCCGAGCGGTTCGTCGACGGCGACCGCCGCGACCGCGAGCCGCGACGCGACGACACCTTCGCCTGA
- a CDS encoding DUF1156 domain-containing protein, translating to MRDVDRNDDRVELPIERGFPIERINEIVSRESRAKQWYRPIYTMHKWWARRPGSLFRAITLYSLVNEETTAGEVSVYEPGANQTLTAGGPHSREGLEELAGNVDMSDPESLWQLYPKDIRIDDETSVLDPFAGGGTSLVEASRFGVETVGHDLNPVAWFVTKKELEAGETSVDRLERAYERVREEVADEIKRYYRTPCPNGDSADSSADGETARAVQDGGAVATHDGRHDTQDDHTHDADVMYNFWVKEIDCTSCDHTVPLFKDYRVAAGRYENDDRYNVLCPDCGEISLVDDYDSECTCDCGNQWVPAEGNVSRGGYYNCPECGLKESITDAIAEQGKPDERLYAVEYYCETCEEAGHDRPVYKGFKSAGPADQRLVESAAQTWQTRTDLHEYVPDEEIPEGAITEASSISGNDVFQHGYEKWTDMFNERQLLSHALLLDSIDRLSDENLRDYLLLVFCDALMFNSTFTIYNKTATKIEGTFRLNSFVPQAEFVENNVWGAAAGRGTFSNTFEKVKNAVEYASAPTDRYVEDGETNETDPFAQPIGEDSEVFQGDMREITAEDEYDAVITDPPYYDNIIYSEVSDYFYVWQKILLEDDYPGFDREQTPRAESIVTNPHLDKTAEDFEHEIGQALSVIRRALKDDGVLAFTYHHSDSESWGELLTSLCETGFEVTATYPINSDLNKFIGGDAVSFDIVIVARPTEDRRATSWNTLRREIVKTARETRETLESNRDLSRGDVGVIEMGECFQAYSKHHGKVHRAGEIMDAKAVVDRIYGIVQDADLGEVDIYLDLLEQRNPTTDDLNKLLRRADATRDQMEEMHLLDTDANGLRLYDWSDEKRQAYVREAVESPDRDATTLDRAHFLRERYEAGKNREEYLNAWDTTDLEELCEGLAEATDDETYLRMVGADTRLETFGGT from the coding sequence ATGCGGGATGTGGATCGGAACGACGACAGAGTCGAACTCCCCATAGAACGCGGGTTTCCGATCGAACGGATCAACGAGATCGTCTCGCGCGAGAGCCGGGCGAAGCAGTGGTACCGCCCGATTTACACGATGCACAAGTGGTGGGCACGCCGCCCCGGGAGCCTGTTTCGGGCGATCACGCTGTACAGTCTGGTGAACGAGGAGACGACGGCCGGGGAGGTGTCGGTGTACGAACCCGGTGCGAATCAGACACTGACCGCTGGGGGGCCACACTCCCGTGAGGGCCTGGAGGAGCTGGCAGGGAACGTCGACATGTCCGATCCGGAGTCGTTGTGGCAGTTGTACCCGAAAGATATCCGGATCGACGACGAGACCAGCGTGCTCGATCCGTTCGCTGGCGGGGGAACCTCGCTCGTGGAGGCCTCTCGGTTCGGTGTCGAAACGGTCGGTCACGACCTCAACCCCGTTGCGTGGTTCGTGACGAAGAAAGAGCTAGAGGCGGGTGAGACGAGTGTCGACCGTCTCGAACGAGCCTACGAGCGTGTCCGCGAGGAGGTGGCCGACGAAATCAAGCGGTACTACCGCACACCCTGTCCGAACGGGGACAGTGCCGACAGTTCGGCCGACGGTGAGACTGCGCGAGCGGTTCAGGACGGTGGGGCCGTTGCAACTCACGACGGACGACACGACACCCAAGACGACCACACTCACGACGCGGACGTGATGTACAACTTCTGGGTGAAGGAGATCGACTGTACGTCGTGCGACCACACGGTGCCGTTGTTCAAAGACTACCGTGTCGCAGCCGGGCGCTACGAGAACGACGACCGATACAACGTCCTGTGTCCGGACTGCGGCGAGATCAGTCTGGTCGACGACTACGACAGTGAGTGTACGTGTGACTGCGGAAATCAGTGGGTTCCGGCGGAGGGGAACGTCTCGCGCGGCGGCTACTACAACTGCCCCGAGTGCGGGCTGAAGGAGTCGATCACGGACGCCATCGCCGAGCAGGGGAAGCCGGACGAGCGGCTGTACGCCGTCGAGTACTACTGTGAGACGTGTGAGGAGGCGGGCCACGACCGCCCCGTCTACAAAGGGTTCAAGTCTGCCGGGCCGGCCGATCAGCGGCTCGTGGAGTCGGCGGCACAGACGTGGCAGACCCGGACGGACCTCCACGAGTACGTCCCAGACGAGGAGATTCCCGAGGGGGCGATCACCGAGGCGTCGTCGATCAGCGGCAACGACGTGTTCCAACACGGCTACGAGAAGTGGACGGACATGTTCAACGAACGGCAGTTGCTGTCACACGCGCTGTTGCTGGACAGCATCGACCGCCTCTCCGACGAGAACCTCCGGGACTACCTCCTGCTCGTGTTCTGTGACGCGCTGATGTTCAACAGTACGTTCACGATCTACAATAAGACGGCGACGAAGATCGAGGGGACGTTCCGTCTCAACTCCTTCGTCCCGCAGGCGGAGTTCGTCGAGAACAACGTCTGGGGGGCGGCCGCCGGGCGGGGGACGTTCTCGAACACCTTCGAGAAGGTGAAAAACGCCGTCGAGTACGCCAGTGCCCCGACGGACCGATACGTCGAGGACGGCGAGACGAACGAGACCGACCCGTTCGCCCAGCCAATCGGCGAGGACAGCGAGGTGTTCCAGGGCGACATGCGGGAGATCACCGCCGAAGACGAGTACGACGCGGTGATCACAGACCCGCCGTACTACGACAACATCATCTACAGCGAGGTGTCGGACTACTTCTACGTCTGGCAGAAGATCCTCCTCGAAGACGATTACCCGGGATTCGACCGCGAGCAGACGCCGCGTGCGGAGTCCATCGTCACGAACCCGCACCTCGACAAGACGGCCGAAGACTTCGAACACGAGATCGGACAGGCGCTGTCGGTGATTCGCCGTGCGCTGAAAGACGACGGCGTGTTGGCGTTCACCTACCACCACAGCGACTCGGAGTCGTGGGGAGAACTGCTCACCTCGCTGTGTGAGACGGGGTTCGAGGTGACGGCGACGTACCCGATCAACTCCGACCTGAACAAGTTCATCGGGGGCGACGCGGTGTCGTTCGACATCGTGATCGTCGCCCGCCCGACAGAAGATCGCCGGGCAACGTCGTGGAACACCCTCCGGCGGGAGATAGTCAAGACCGCCAGAGAGACCCGCGAGACGCTCGAATCTAACCGCGATCTGTCGCGCGGTGACGTTGGCGTGATCGAGATGGGGGAGTGTTTCCAGGCGTACTCGAAACACCACGGCAAAGTCCACCGCGCCGGCGAGATCATGGACGCGAAGGCAGTCGTCGACCGGATCTACGGGATCGTCCAGGACGCGGACCTCGGCGAGGTGGACATCTACCTCGATCTTCTGGAGCAACGGAATCCGACGACGGACGACCTGAACAAGCTCCTGCGGCGCGCGGACGCGACCCGAGACCAGATGGAGGAGATGCACCTTCTCGACACGGACGCGAACGGGCTGCGTCTGTACGACTGGTCCGACGAGAAACGTCAGGCGTACGTCCGCGAGGCCGTCGAGAGCCCCGACCGCGACGCGACCACACTCGACCGCGCGCACTTCCTTCGTGAACGCTACGAGGCCGGGAAGAACCGCGAGGAGTATCTGAACGCCTGGGACACGACGGACCTCGAAGAGCTGTGCGAGGGGCTCGCGGAGGCGACTGACGACGAGACGTACCTCCGGATGGTCGGTGCCGACACGCGACTGGAGACGTTCGGTGGGACGTGA
- a CDS encoding AAA family ATPase — MDPEIALLEAIGGIPESVETGDKYVDVVSSRLPVSKTRFYVYEGYNTNNEDRTSEKRGEEYSFDVRMSNQRTKPGDCDMIVVCGYLEGDDAGVSEDVFLLVDDRMIDQYGKVSGKPYTPNFYQRTIERAISHNIGVRSRSGKKVGRDGETTIVTPVDHLLRGLQIHANLPLVREYLHRKLPPDWRESPAKAQQIERVVEVFLTQESTEETAARRREAQEIIANQQGIEYDTVRQKCGSKLWHRESDSYQRELFDEALEEIEAEIELSTSPGAVAGSGDASRPTSETRVDHPDWTDPDHLPGPHVEADHLETDLFFPDQIQPDTPIVARIDAALRSGNHLVLTGPPGSGKTQLSKEICEHYRDDAYRVATATSDWSTFDTIGGYRQQRDGDDLQFTPGLFLERFRTDGDGVAVNEWLVVDELNRADVDKAFGSLFSVLTGETVTLPFSVEMSVDSELEERRVEVHGDPSEGAPTSPHRYYVPDDWRMIATMNSVDKASLFRMSYAFMRRLAFVSVPVPSAEDIDPDTVGEYLECWNINPEEYDTSEVSLDDGKTFGEKLREDLALIWTVGLKWGPEFGPGVIRDIVEHALAELQTSNSLGYDQALASHLLPQFEGQKDEAIRKLFEKLEENGADVPRTTLSEIEQPEDTAVSRQFAENYLGADLGARDD, encoded by the coding sequence ATGGACCCAGAAATCGCTCTTCTCGAAGCTATCGGCGGTATTCCCGAATCCGTGGAGACGGGAGACAAATACGTTGACGTGGTCTCCAGCAGGCTTCCCGTGAGTAAGACGAGATTCTACGTGTACGAAGGATACAACACTAACAACGAAGACAGAACAAGCGAAAAGAGAGGTGAAGAGTACAGCTTCGACGTCAGAATGAGCAATCAGCGTACAAAGCCCGGTGACTGTGATATGATCGTTGTCTGCGGATATCTCGAGGGGGACGACGCTGGCGTATCCGAGGACGTTTTTCTTCTCGTGGACGATAGAATGATTGACCAATACGGAAAGGTGTCGGGGAAGCCGTACACCCCAAACTTCTACCAGAGAACTATCGAACGCGCAATTAGTCACAATATTGGCGTTCGGAGCCGCTCGGGAAAGAAAGTTGGACGTGACGGCGAGACTACAATAGTCACACCTGTGGACCATCTACTCAGAGGACTCCAAATTCACGCAAATCTACCTCTGGTCCGCGAGTATCTCCACCGCAAGCTACCACCTGACTGGCGAGAGAGCCCGGCCAAGGCACAACAGATCGAGCGGGTCGTGGAGGTGTTTCTCACTCAAGAGAGCACGGAGGAGACCGCTGCGCGAAGGCGGGAGGCTCAGGAGATTATCGCAAATCAACAGGGCATCGAATACGATACGGTTCGGCAGAAGTGTGGATCAAAACTCTGGCACAGGGAATCTGACTCGTATCAGAGAGAACTATTCGACGAGGCCTTAGAGGAGATTGAGGCAGAGATAGAGCTCAGCACTTCACCTGGTGCTGTAGCGGGCTCTGGTGACGCCTCCCGTCCCACGTCTGAAACGAGAGTAGACCACCCTGACTGGACCGACCCGGATCACCTCCCAGGCCCGCACGTCGAAGCAGACCATCTAGAGACGGATCTGTTCTTTCCGGACCAAATTCAGCCCGACACACCGATTGTGGCACGGATTGACGCTGCATTACGCAGTGGGAACCACCTCGTCCTCACAGGTCCACCAGGGTCGGGGAAGACGCAGTTGTCGAAGGAGATCTGTGAGCACTACCGCGACGACGCCTACAGAGTGGCAACGGCGACTTCCGACTGGTCAACGTTCGACACCATTGGGGGGTACAGGCAGCAGCGAGACGGTGATGATCTCCAGTTTACACCCGGACTGTTCCTCGAACGGTTCCGGACAGACGGCGACGGTGTTGCAGTGAACGAGTGGCTCGTCGTCGACGAGCTGAATCGGGCGGATGTGGACAAGGCGTTCGGCTCGTTGTTCTCAGTCCTCACCGGTGAGACGGTAACACTCCCGTTCTCCGTGGAGATGAGCGTGGACAGCGAACTGGAAGAACGCCGCGTCGAGGTCCACGGGGACCCCAGCGAAGGGGCACCAACTTCTCCACACCGCTATTACGTCCCAGACGACTGGCGAATGATCGCAACGATGAACTCCGTCGACAAGGCATCGCTGTTCCGCATGAGCTACGCTTTCATGCGGCGATTAGCGTTCGTCAGTGTCCCAGTTCCGTCAGCAGAAGACATTGATCCGGATACAGTCGGTGAGTACCTGGAGTGTTGGAATATTAATCCCGAGGAGTACGACACGAGTGAGGTCTCTCTGGACGACGGCAAGACGTTCGGAGAGAAACTCCGTGAGGATCTAGCTCTGATCTGGACGGTCGGGCTCAAATGGGGTCCAGAGTTCGGGCCAGGTGTGATCCGGGACATTGTGGAACACGCACTGGCCGAACTTCAGACGAGCAACTCGCTCGGGTACGATCAGGCCTTGGCGTCGCACCTCCTCCCGCAGTTTGAGGGGCAGAAAGACGAAGCCATCAGAAAACTGTTCGAAAAGCTAGAAGAAAACGGGGCAGATGTACCGAGAACCACGTTGAGTGAGATCGAACAGCCCGAAGACACGGCCGTCTCCCGGCAGTTCGCCGAGAACTACCTCGGCGCCGACCTCGGGGCACGGGACGACTGA
- a CDS encoding TlpA family protein disulfide reductase, whose protein sequence is MTRPGSERPETVTDTVVTDRRRLLATVGAGVTTAVAGCSGVSTGGEAAATDRAVDDTDGSPTAATAAQSSLALPSAVTTGGLPDGDVTLRPTGSVTLLNFFATWCAPCKKEMPALRKLREAYDESELHMVSVTPQVETEVVASFWAKHDATWPAVTDSSLRASQRWDATSYPTNLLFDRDGAPAGDVDARTFGGFESAVAPLIEEA, encoded by the coding sequence ATGACACGACCAGGCTCGGAGCGGCCGGAGACGGTGACGGACACGGTCGTGACCGACCGTCGCCGACTGTTGGCGACGGTCGGCGCGGGTGTGACGACCGCCGTCGCGGGATGTTCCGGTGTGTCGACGGGCGGCGAGGCGGCGGCGACGGACCGCGCGGTGGACGACACCGACGGGTCGCCGACGGCCGCCACCGCGGCACAGTCGTCGCTCGCGCTCCCGTCGGCCGTCACGACCGGGGGCCTCCCGGACGGGGACGTGACGCTCCGGCCGACGGGGAGCGTGACGCTGCTCAACTTCTTCGCAACGTGGTGTGCCCCCTGCAAGAAGGAGATGCCGGCGCTCCGGAAGCTCCGGGAGGCGTACGACGAGTCGGAGCTCCACATGGTGTCGGTCACGCCACAGGTCGAGACGGAGGTGGTCGCGTCGTTCTGGGCGAAACACGACGCGACGTGGCCGGCGGTGACGGACTCGTCGCTGCGGGCCTCACAGCGCTGGGACGCGACTTCGTACCCGACGAACCTCCTGTTCGACCGCGACGGCGCTCCCGCGGGTGATGTCGACGCTCGGACGTTCGGGGGGTTCGAGAGCGCCGTCGCGCCGCTGATCGAGGAGGCGTGA
- a CDS encoding DEAD/DEAH box helicase, which translates to MTDQETLDVPVEISHEPPAFDLDSDPDGLDSHRASTLAARLRAGEPDDELRSLETVDESQVKLLEHQVDAAHRALFQMDGTALLADEVGLGKTIEVGMILKEMHYRATSDSVLVLTPAQLAPQWQGELREKFGLEFVCNYDDEFEGFDAHDYVLASIDTAKSDRHRETVLARDWDVLVVDEAHYLKNETTDRYDLVDRLQYDYAFFLTATPIQNDPTDLYNLVTLLRPGLFGSRESFDRYFQTSDDGDQTTLVDREELHDRLSEVMIRNRRAETGVDFTDRVVETRTFEPTDAERRLYEATTDYVQTAYAEAEAQKLVAMLLQKEVVSSPEALAATVRRKLAGGDDETDGAGSDNDTGSDDSDTAADDTESVGVDDDSDTGDTWAGAVDGASADTAPRHPDRLRSLLETAESVDRVTKRERLFEVVDEVRERVSGGHVVVFTAFRATQRALVDALTTRGYETHTFHGGHDSAQKEATVAAFEADGGVLVSTDAMNEGRNLQFCNVLVNYDLPWNPMRVEQRIGRVHRIGQRRQVYVFNLALEDTVEEYVLDKLFHKIDLFQQTVGETSQILSGLAADGRSFEDAVFERLVDADSEVALENDFDELAVDLQEQTALSQKVEQFNDDVFERFDLGVDGD; encoded by the coding sequence GTGACGGATCAGGAGACGCTCGACGTGCCAGTCGAGATCAGCCACGAGCCGCCGGCGTTCGACCTCGACAGCGACCCCGACGGTCTCGACAGCCACCGCGCGAGCACGCTCGCCGCCCGGCTCCGGGCGGGCGAGCCGGACGACGAGCTTCGGTCGTTGGAGACGGTCGACGAGAGTCAGGTGAAGCTGTTGGAACACCAGGTCGACGCCGCCCACCGGGCGTTGTTCCAGATGGACGGCACGGCGTTGTTGGCCGACGAGGTGGGCCTCGGCAAGACGATCGAGGTGGGGATGATCCTCAAAGAGATGCACTACCGGGCGACGAGCGACAGTGTGCTCGTGCTCACCCCGGCGCAGTTGGCGCCACAGTGGCAGGGTGAACTCCGCGAGAAGTTCGGGCTGGAGTTCGTCTGCAACTACGACGACGAGTTCGAGGGGTTCGACGCCCACGACTACGTTCTCGCCAGCATCGACACCGCAAAGAGCGACCGCCACCGCGAAACCGTGCTCGCCCGCGACTGGGACGTACTCGTCGTCGACGAGGCGCACTATCTGAAAAACGAGACGACGGACCGCTACGACCTGGTCGATCGCCTCCAGTACGACTACGCCTTCTTTCTCACCGCGACGCCGATTCAGAACGACCCGACGGACCTGTACAACCTCGTCACCCTGCTCCGGCCGGGGTTGTTCGGGAGCCGGGAGTCGTTCGACCGGTACTTCCAGACGAGCGACGACGGTGACCAGACGACGCTCGTCGACCGCGAGGAACTCCACGACCGGCTCTCGGAGGTGATGATCCGGAACCGCCGCGCGGAGACGGGTGTAGACTTCACCGATCGAGTCGTCGAGACGCGGACGTTCGAGCCCACCGACGCCGAGCGCCGGTTGTACGAGGCGACCACCGACTACGTCCAGACCGCCTACGCCGAAGCAGAGGCCCAGAAGCTCGTTGCGATGCTCCTCCAGAAGGAAGTCGTCTCCAGCCCCGAGGCGCTGGCGGCGACGGTCCGGCGCAAGCTAGCCGGCGGCGACGACGAGACGGACGGCGCCGGCAGCGACAACGACACTGGCAGCGACGACTCCGACACCGCTGCTGACGACACGGAGAGTGTCGGCGTCGACGACGACTCCGACACGGGCGACACCTGGGCAGGAGCCGTCGACGGGGCGTCGGCGGACACAGCGCCGCGACACCCGGACCGACTCCGGTCGTTGTTGGAGACGGCCGAGTCCGTCGACCGCGTGACGAAACGCGAGCGACTGTTCGAGGTCGTCGACGAGGTCCGCGAACGGGTCTCCGGTGGGCACGTCGTCGTGTTCACCGCCTTCCGCGCGACACAGCGGGCACTCGTCGACGCGCTCACGACCCGGGGGTACGAGACACACACGTTCCACGGGGGACACGACAGCGCACAGAAGGAGGCCACCGTGGCGGCGTTCGAAGCCGACGGGGGCGTCCTCGTGTCGACGGACGCGATGAACGAGGGGCGGAACCTCCAGTTCTGTAACGTCCTCGTGAACTACGATCTTCCGTGGAACCCGATGCGAGTGGAACAACGGATCGGCCGCGTTCACCGGATCGGCCAGCGACGACAGGTGTACGTCTTCAACCTCGCGTTAGAAGACACCGTCGAGGAGTACGTGCTCGACAAGCTGTTCCACAAGATCGACCTGTTCCAACAGACAGTCGGCGAGACGAGCCAGATTCTGAGCGGGCTCGCTGCCGACGGCCGGAGCTTCGAGGACGCAGTGTTCGAGCGGTTGGTCGACGCCGACTCGGAGGTGGCGCTGGAGAACGACTTCGACGAGCTGGCCGTCGACCTCCAGGAACAGACCGCGCTCTCACAGAAGGTCGAACAGTTCAACGACGACGTGTTCGAGCGTTTCGATCTGGGGGTGGACGGTGACTGA
- a CDS encoding PQQ-binding-like beta-propeller repeat protein, which produces MPSTRRRALRLLGTAAVAGLAGCGAIDTPPDPNERPPSSLGATPRQSTDEWPSPAGDAGHTAHVAASPPSSPEIDWRRTATADGDRLRGDLVAVVDDRIVTVTDGDRASRFRAFGTDGGDRLWQRRLPRADESHARQIAGVVDGTVFTTDYHGELSAVSVADGTVVWRRSLSDQVADAVPSAFLPQSGETNRFEAVAAATPDGLYVASAYGLHGVALDDGTETWRVFLGQPPERDDSYPTLGRPTGVAPTPTGARVTDRWRGLVEVDGYETTDGRFETHTSRTELPLRLPGSPVVDDDGQTVVGPAAAWSTGSVRPTVVGGFGSRHPWQFAGVAGDGASAHASPATDGDRVYVCEAHETPGRVAVTALRADTGGLDWQRSYTPDDRIPSLGGRPMFRLAPPVVAGDTLLVGYGSDPERGPGYESSSERSVGEGVLLGLDAADGTVQWRQSLPAGPQRVAVVDDRVFVVDFRGGVTALSG; this is translated from the coding sequence ATGCCCTCCACACGCCGCCGTGCGCTCCGCCTCCTCGGAACGGCCGCCGTCGCCGGCCTGGCCGGCTGTGGCGCGATCGACACGCCGCCGGATCCGAACGAACGACCGCCGTCGTCGCTCGGTGCCACGCCACGGCAGTCGACCGACGAGTGGCCGTCTCCCGCGGGCGACGCCGGCCACACCGCACACGTCGCCGCCTCGCCGCCGTCGTCGCCGGAGATCGACTGGCGCCGGACGGCGACGGCCGACGGCGACCGACTCCGTGGCGACCTCGTCGCCGTCGTGGACGACCGGATCGTCACCGTCACCGACGGCGACCGAGCCAGTCGGTTCCGGGCGTTCGGGACGGACGGCGGCGACCGCCTCTGGCAGCGCCGACTCCCGCGGGCCGACGAGAGCCACGCCCGGCAGATCGCGGGTGTCGTCGACGGAACCGTGTTCACGACGGACTACCACGGAGAGCTGTCGGCCGTCTCCGTCGCCGACGGCACGGTCGTCTGGCGTCGCAGCCTCTCCGACCAGGTCGCCGACGCGGTGCCGAGTGCGTTTCTCCCCCAGAGTGGGGAGACCAATCGGTTCGAAGCGGTCGCGGCCGCGACGCCCGACGGACTGTACGTCGCCAGCGCCTACGGGCTCCACGGCGTCGCGCTCGACGACGGCACCGAGACGTGGCGTGTGTTCCTGGGACAGCCACCCGAGCGAGACGACTCGTACCCGACGCTGGGACGGCCGACAGGCGTCGCGCCGACACCGACGGGGGCGCGGGTGACGGACCGCTGGCGGGGGCTCGTCGAGGTCGACGGGTACGAGACGACCGACGGCCGGTTCGAGACACACACGTCGCGGACGGAACTGCCGCTGCGGCTTCCGGGCTCCCCCGTCGTCGACGACGACGGGCAGACCGTGGTCGGGCCGGCGGCAGCCTGGTCGACGGGCTCCGTCCGTCCGACCGTGGTCGGTGGGTTCGGGAGTCGCCACCCCTGGCAGTTCGCGGGCGTCGCCGGCGACGGCGCCAGCGCCCACGCCAGTCCCGCGACCGACGGTGACCGGGTGTACGTCTGTGAGGCGCACGAGACCCCCGGGCGGGTCGCCGTCACGGCGCTCCGTGCCGACACGGGCGGGCTGGACTGGCAGCGGAGCTACACGCCGGACGACCGCATCCCGTCGCTGGGTGGCCGTCCGATGTTCCGGCTCGCACCCCCAGTCGTCGCCGGCGATACCCTCCTCGTCGGCTACGGGAGCGACCCAGAGCGTGGCCCCGGCTACGAGAGCAGCTCAGAGCGCAGCGTCGGCGAAGGGGTCCTCTTGGGGCTCGACGCCGCCGACGGGACCGTGCAGTGGCGACAGTCACTCCCTGCCGGACCACAGCGCGTCGCCGTCGTCGACGACCGGGTGTTCGTCGTCGACTTCCGCGGCGGCGTGACGGCGCTGAGCGGGTGA